One Erpetoichthys calabaricus chromosome 9, fErpCal1.3, whole genome shotgun sequence genomic region harbors:
- the ogfod1 gene encoding prolyl 3-hydroxylase OGFOD1, whose amino-acid sequence MSSKRRNVESVNHSLRKKDKRLDSVGVVDVIHEEAVKAGVKEAWRSKTKFSCAEAIEVDSHPFPHCIIRNFIESSSFLESLKKELLDLSFHEKSNDLYKFKQSDDLKKSQKPHISAVRKVLFEEFRLWLSEVLEVELRSTVDLSCAKYENSDVLLCHDDELEGRRIAFILYLVPPWEQSDGGILDLFDTDDHLQPRKILKSLVPSWNTLVFFEVSPVSFHQVSEVTSEGKCRLSVGGWFHGSSVERPPRYIEPVLPQNPHLPRDESLLNTWINAQYLDMSFQAQVQEEFEETSEILLKDFLQPEKYMMVSEALKESNIRWNQKGPPNKRCYSQADEASLPECVRQCWELLASEAFFLLLSNFTGLKLHFLAPSGDDDDDDDDEEEEEKGGKGEKTGEVEVCETINAGPSLKEPSTPGCRGELQRWQHGNYTLIHDTDPGNAEFALDLLLYFNCEEWKTTFGGFTSYIARDEDEELLTVYPESNSLALIYRDKETLKFVKHINNHSVDHQKTTEEVRDFYDFSFVYYE is encoded by the exons CTGAGGCAATAGAAGTTGACTCACATCCCTTCCCACATTGTATAATACGAAATTTTATTGAAAGTTCATCTTTCCTGGAAAGCCTAAAGAAAGAACTTCTGGACCTTAGTTTTCATGAGAAATCCAATGATCTGTACAAGTTTAAACAG tCAGACGATTTGAAGAAGAGTCAGAAGCCCCACATATCAGCAGTAAG GAAAGTGCTTTTTGAAGAATTTCGTCTGTGGCTTTCAGAGGTGCTGGAAGTGGAACTCAGAAGTACAGTGGACTTATCGTGTGCAAAGTATGAGAACTCAG ATGTGCTTCTTTGTCATGATGATGAATTAGAAGGAAGGAGGATAGCTTTTATTCTGTATCTGGTGCCACCTTGGGAGCAGAGTGATGGAGGCATACTGGACTTGTTTGACACAGATG ATCATCTTCAACCTCGGAAAATTTTAAAGTCTCTGGTCCCCTCCTGGAATACTCTGGTATTCTTCGAGGTTTCTCCTGTATCTTTTCACCAG GTGTCTGAAGTAACTTCAGAAGGCAAATGCCGTCTGTCTGTGGGGGGATGGTTTCATGGTAGCTCAGTTGAAAGACCTCCCCGCTACATAGAACCAGTGCTGCCTCAGAATCCACATCTTCCACGAGAT GAATCCTTATTGAATACATGGATAAATGCCCAGTATCTGGACATGTCCTTCCAGGCACAAGTGCAGGAGGAGTTTGAAGAAACATCTGAAATCCTTCTAAAAGACTTCCTCCAG ccaGAAAAATATATGATGGTGTCAGAAGCGCTGAAGGAATCCAACATCAGATGGAATCAGAAAGGACCTCCAAATAAAAG gtgcTACTCTCAGGCTGATGAAGCCTCACTCCCAGAATGTGTGAGACAGTGTTGGGAGCTACTTGCTTCAGAGGCCTTCTTCCTGCTGCTGTCCAACTTCACTGGCCTCAAGCTGCACTTTCTTGCTCCctctggtgatgatgatgatgatgatgatgatgaagaggaagaagaaaaaggagggaAAGGTGAAAAAACTGGAGAGGTAGAAGTTTGTGAGACCATAAATGCTGGCCCCTCCCTGAAAG AACCAAGCACTCCTGGGTGCAGGGGAGAGCTACAACGTTGGCAGCACGGCAATTACACACTCATCCATGACACTGACCCTGGAAATGCTGAGTTTGCCTTGGACTTACTCCTTTACTTCAACTGTGAAG AATGGAAGACAACATTTGGAGGATTTACATCTTACATTGCACGTGATGAGGATGAGGAA CTCCTTACTGTCTACCCGGAAAGCAATTCACTTGCATTAATCTACAGAGATAAGGAGACGCTGAAGTTTGTTAAACACATCAATAATCACAGTGTAGATCATCAGAAAACAACTGAAGAAGTGAGAGATTTTTATGATTTCTCATTTGTGTACTATGAATAA